One Peribacillus simplex NBRC 15720 = DSM 1321 genomic region harbors:
- a CDS encoding ATP-binding protein, with protein sequence MFKIRVNLLTQMTLLIIFVVFISTLLVSLLFSTLLEDIVENHMGKQAMTVAKLAAQNPTIIQGFNEDQPSEVIQPASEMIRQTTGADYVTIANHKGLRYSHPNPEYIGKPTATSNDAVLNEHKSIIYQGNGISGPAIKAKAPIWNDKGEVIGVSSVGFLIENVQDQLSNYKMKIIHLSLIPIIVGIVWAIFIARRLKKLILGLEPEEISFLYQEREATLDAIRYATITINIEKQVTSMNKRAREMFHDHQLMVGKRIVNGHLEKLIKMVISTKEGQFNRKLLLGQQLYILDLSPILNHNDVRGIVLTIRTVSEIEQLTDEFSEIKAFSENMRAQNHEFLNKLNTIYGLVSLKQYDRALDIISSEVRERQDIISFLMSSVKDPLLAACLLGKINRSKELQVILEIEQESNLNSSLKPEDSHHLVSVIGNVIDNAMEAARQKNKNEGKVKISFTDLGNEIIFDIEDNGPGIPDAMGDIIFTDGYTTKNGENHGIGLAIVKNSIGLLSGEIYIDRSYLGGARFTIVIPKDLKAEKEA encoded by the coding sequence ATGTTTAAAATTAGAGTGAACTTATTAACTCAAATGACGTTACTTATCATATTCGTTGTTTTTATCAGTACCTTGCTTGTGAGCCTTCTATTTTCTACACTGCTGGAAGACATCGTCGAAAACCATATGGGTAAGCAAGCAATGACAGTGGCCAAATTAGCGGCTCAAAATCCAACGATCATTCAGGGATTTAACGAAGATCAGCCATCAGAGGTGATTCAACCCGCATCAGAAATGATTCGTCAAACAACGGGTGCCGATTATGTAACCATTGCGAACCATAAAGGACTTCGCTACTCTCATCCTAATCCAGAATATATTGGGAAGCCTACGGCTACGAGTAATGATGCAGTTCTCAATGAACACAAATCAATTATTTATCAAGGAAATGGGATATCGGGGCCAGCGATTAAAGCTAAAGCGCCTATCTGGAATGATAAAGGGGAAGTTATCGGTGTTTCATCTGTAGGGTTTTTGATAGAGAATGTGCAAGATCAACTATCCAATTATAAAATGAAGATTATTCATTTGTCACTTATCCCAATCATTGTAGGAATCGTATGGGCAATATTTATTGCGCGGCGCTTAAAAAAGCTTATTTTAGGTCTAGAGCCGGAGGAGATTTCTTTTCTTTATCAAGAAAGGGAAGCGACACTTGATGCCATCCGATATGCTACCATTACGATTAATATTGAAAAACAGGTTACTTCCATGAATAAAAGAGCACGTGAAATGTTTCATGATCATCAGCTTATGGTGGGTAAGCGGATTGTAAATGGGCATTTAGAAAAACTCATCAAAATGGTAATTAGCACAAAAGAGGGACAGTTCAATCGTAAGTTACTTTTAGGCCAACAGCTATACATTTTGGATTTATCCCCTATCTTAAATCATAATGACGTCAGGGGCATCGTTTTAACAATAAGAACAGTATCCGAAATTGAACAATTAACAGATGAATTTTCAGAAATTAAGGCCTTTTCAGAAAATATGCGGGCACAAAACCATGAGTTTTTAAACAAATTAAATACCATTTATGGATTAGTTAGTTTAAAACAATACGATAGGGCATTGGACATCATCTCTTCAGAAGTGAGGGAGAGGCAAGATATCATTTCGTTTCTTATGTCATCAGTTAAAGATCCTTTATTAGCCGCCTGTTTACTTGGAAAGATAAACCGTTCAAAAGAACTGCAGGTTATATTAGAAATAGAACAGGAAAGCAATTTAAATAGTTCATTAAAACCTGAGGATTCCCATCACTTGGTTTCCGTTATTGGTAATGTCATCGATAATGCGATGGAGGCAGCACGGCAAAAGAACAAAAATGAGGGAAAGGTCAAAATTTCGTTTACGGATTTAGGAAACGAAATTATATTTGATATCGAGGATAACGGTCCAGGAATCCCTGATGCCATGGGGGATATTATTTTTACAGATGGTTATACGACTAAAAATGGGGAAAATCATGGGATCGGCTTGGCCATTGTAAAAAACTCCATTGGTCTTTTAAGCGGAGAAATTTATATAGATCGCAGTTATTTGGGAGGAGCAAGATTTACCATCGTCATCCCGAAGGATTTAAAAGCAGAAAAGGAGGCTTAG
- a CDS encoding response regulator transcription factor has protein sequence MIKVLFVDDHEMVRIGVSAYLSAQSDIEVIGEADNGLKAVELAMELRPDIILMDLVMPEMDGIEATKRIIEKWPEAKIIIVTSFLDDEKVYPALEAGATSYMLKTSKASEIARAVRSTFKGQSVLEPEVTGKMMEKLRRPKVTQLHDQLTNREMEILLLMTQGKTNQEIADELYIALKTAKVHVSNILSKLAVQDRTQAVIYAFKHSLVQEEE, from the coding sequence ATGATTAAAGTATTATTTGTCGATGACCATGAAATGGTAAGGATAGGGGTATCGGCTTATTTATCCGCACAGTCGGATATCGAAGTGATCGGGGAAGCGGACAATGGCTTGAAAGCTGTCGAACTGGCAATGGAATTGCGTCCAGATATCATTTTGATGGATTTGGTGATGCCGGAAATGGACGGCATAGAAGCGACGAAACGAATTATCGAAAAATGGCCAGAAGCAAAGATCATCATTGTGACAAGCTTCCTGGATGATGAAAAAGTGTACCCGGCATTGGAAGCCGGAGCGACGAGCTATATGTTGAAAACATCAAAGGCCAGCGAGATTGCGAGAGCCGTTCGTTCAACTTTCAAGGGACAAAGCGTACTTGAACCTGAAGTGACGGGAAAAATGATGGAAAAGCTGCGTCGCCCAAAGGTTACCCAGCTTCATGATCAATTGACAAACCGCGAAATGGAAATTTTGCTGCTGATGACACAAGGAAAAACGAATCAGGAAATTGCGGATGAACTATACATAGCCCTGAAAACAGCTAAAGTACATGTCAGCAATATTTTAAGTAAGCTTGCCGTGCAGGACCGCACGCAAGCAGTGATTTACGCATTTAAGCATTCGCTCGTTCAAGAAGAAGAGTAA
- a CDS encoding phosphatase PAP2 family protein, with the protein MKNNSILSFHPLLYLLLLVITSSIYSIINQSSGHAVDVTTIIDGEIPFIKEFVLPYLLWYPYIYGLLIYYCFVDRKHYFVGLVSLISGKLLCFLVYCLWQTTVPRPEVVGNDIFAHLMRIVYSHDQPVNCLPSIHVLTTFIMMIVAHKRKEQHKWEFASVTAFGTLIILSTLFTKQHAVLDVLAGILLACGVYAAVQYMFQALSAFQANHYTARQIKK; encoded by the coding sequence ATGAAAAATAATTCCATACTATCCTTTCACCCGTTATTATATTTATTACTTTTGGTGATTACTAGTTCCATTTATTCAATCATCAATCAATCTTCAGGTCATGCTGTCGATGTTACGACTATAATAGATGGGGAGATACCCTTTATTAAAGAATTTGTCCTTCCTTATTTACTTTGGTATCCGTATATCTATGGATTGCTGATTTACTACTGTTTTGTTGACCGAAAGCACTATTTCGTAGGATTAGTCAGTTTGATATCGGGGAAACTTCTCTGTTTTCTTGTATATTGCCTTTGGCAAACAACAGTACCGCGTCCAGAAGTGGTGGGGAACGATATCTTTGCCCATTTAATGCGAATCGTTTATAGTCATGATCAACCTGTCAACTGTCTTCCCAGCATTCATGTACTGACTACATTCATCATGATGATCGTCGCCCATAAGCGGAAAGAACAGCATAAATGGGAGTTTGCCAGTGTCACTGCATTCGGAACACTGATCATCCTCTCCACGCTATTTACGAAACAGCATGCTGTATTGGATGTACTCGCAGGAATACTCCTTGCATGTGGGGTATATGCAGCTGTCCAGTATATGTTCCAAGCTCTATCGGCTTTTCAGGCCAATCATTACACAGCGAGGCAAATTAAAAAGTGA
- a CDS encoding MFS transporter — translation MKALRLLKSFNFLYFGLLAIFIPFLPVYLADQGLRPAQIGFIIGTGGFVTLITQPLWGMISDKTRTIRKVLLLLIFFSSVIGYFLYDSSSYLQLILFAMLLYFFLMPIDPLTESLNFTIAEKSGISYGSIRTYGALGYAVISLITGYVMSYFGANSLAFLFAGIGLISFIVSWMMPDAPVSGKPVTLSSLKHFFSNKETLLFLLLVFICAVPARMNDTFLGVYIRELGGSAKLVGLTWFLAAGSEIVVFALSFWWLRKGKEIIIISFAAAFFFIRYFVSAWITDPQLLAYLQVMQLLTFPIFYSAAIQYLYRIVPVEWRATGQTVLALLFFGVSGIIASYIGGAIYGAFGGKTLYLFISSISFIGMVFALVLYRIYGKRLDTAEDAV, via the coding sequence ATGAAAGCATTACGATTATTAAAGAGTTTTAACTTTTTATATTTTGGACTGCTTGCCATTTTCATTCCGTTTCTCCCAGTCTATCTGGCTGATCAAGGTTTGCGTCCAGCCCAAATCGGATTCATCATCGGTACAGGTGGTTTTGTCACCCTCATCACCCAGCCTTTATGGGGAATGATCAGCGACAAAACAAGGACTATACGAAAAGTCCTGTTGTTACTCATCTTTTTCTCGAGCGTAATCGGTTATTTCCTCTATGATTCAAGCAGTTATCTTCAGCTTATCCTATTTGCCATGCTGCTATATTTCTTTCTGATGCCGATCGATCCCCTGACGGAAAGCCTCAATTTTACGATTGCAGAGAAATCCGGGATCAGTTACGGTTCCATCCGGACATATGGTGCATTGGGTTATGCGGTCATATCGCTGATCACCGGCTATGTTATGTCATATTTCGGAGCGAACAGCCTTGCCTTCCTTTTTGCGGGCATAGGTTTGATCAGTTTCATTGTCAGCTGGATGATGCCTGATGCGCCCGTTTCAGGGAAACCTGTTACCTTAAGCAGCCTTAAGCATTTTTTCAGCAATAAAGAGACCCTTCTCTTTCTGTTATTGGTTTTTATCTGTGCTGTTCCAGCAAGGATGAACGATACTTTCCTCGGAGTGTATATCAGGGAACTTGGAGGAAGTGCCAAGCTTGTAGGCTTGACCTGGTTCTTAGCGGCGGGAAGTGAAATCGTTGTATTCGCCCTAAGCTTCTGGTGGTTGCGCAAGGGTAAGGAAATCATCATCATTTCGTTTGCAGCCGCGTTTTTCTTTATCCGTTATTTCGTCTCTGCCTGGATTACCGATCCACAGCTATTAGCTTATTTGCAAGTCATGCAGCTATTGACTTTCCCGATTTTCTACTCGGCAGCCATCCAATATCTGTATCGGATCGTTCCTGTGGAATGGCGTGCCACAGGCCAGACCGTACTGGCGCTGCTATTCTTCGGGGTTTCGGGAATTATTGCTTCTTATATAGGCGGAGCCATATATGGGGCTTTCGGCGGCAAGACCCTTTACCTGTTCATCTCCTCCATCTCCTTCATAGGAATGGTATTCGCTTTGGTTCTTTATCGGATATATGGCAAGAGGCTCGATACTGCAGAGGACGCTGTATAA
- a CDS encoding response regulator: MSKGPITVVIVEDDENAVNIYKQFTNQLDQFTVIATASTGKQALNILHAAQPDLILLDIFLPDMNGIDLLREIRREYRGIDVILITAANDTETVSEAIRGGAFGYLIKPIIIDKLLATLNQYDLTRRQLHNNNLVNQDKVDTLFRTISNPNTANDVQKNLLPKGIDKHTLKMVRSKIQNINGSLNADELGQLVGISYSTMRRYLEYLVSCDEMEVEVLYGSVGRPERKYKIKHL, from the coding sequence ATGTCCAAAGGACCGATTACAGTCGTCATTGTTGAAGATGACGAAAATGCAGTGAATATATATAAACAATTTACGAATCAACTTGATCAATTCACTGTCATTGCTACAGCTAGCACAGGCAAGCAAGCATTAAACATTTTGCATGCCGCTCAACCGGACTTAATTTTATTGGATATCTTTTTACCGGATATGAATGGAATTGACCTTCTTCGGGAAATTAGGAGGGAATACCGGGGGATTGATGTAATTCTGATCACCGCCGCGAATGATACCGAAACAGTCAGTGAAGCGATTAGGGGAGGGGCTTTTGGTTACCTTATAAAACCGATCATTATCGATAAGCTTCTTGCGACGCTCAACCAATACGACCTGACGAGACGGCAGCTGCATAATAACAACTTAGTAAATCAAGATAAAGTCGATACTCTTTTTCGGACCATAAGTAATCCAAATACAGCAAATGATGTCCAAAAAAATCTTCTTCCCAAAGGAATTGACAAACATACCTTGAAAATGGTCAGAAGTAAGATTCAAAACATCAATGGCAGTTTAAATGCTGATGAACTAGGCCAACTCGTTGGAATTAGTTATTCAACCATGCGCAGATATCTGGAGTATTTAGTTTCCTGTGATGAAATGGAAGTTGAGGTTTTGTATGGAAGTGTTGGAAGGCCTGAAAGAAAATATAAAATAAAACACCTTTAA
- a CDS encoding amino acid permease, with amino-acid sequence METDKRNLQRTMTSRHITMMALGGAIGAGLFKGSSSAIDMAGPSIIIAYLIGGIILLFIMQGLAEMAVRNSGARTFRDLVQSILGKYPAYFLDWIYWKMWVLNIAAESVVAAIFIQYWLPGYPIWILALAVSVLVTAVNLLSVKVFAETEYWLALIKITVIIVFIMAGLLLLLVTFGEHTAVGFSNLTEHGGFFPNGSTGLITAMLVVIYSYGGTEIIGVTLAETKNPEKVVPKAVRSTLVRIISFYIIPFFIIVSLIPWNEVNGVQESPFVMVFQMIGIPGADHIMNAVVLLAIISSMNSGLYGSSRVLYTQAVDGRIPKIFSRLSKKKVPVPAILMCTSALYGGVLISLFAGSKTFEFLMGSLGYTVLFIWLIIAFAHLKSRKQQSGKTSAYSVKWFPYTTLAAIIALITILIGIIFTTSIVVTVITLCIYIFISLTFVWKKRHNKI; translated from the coding sequence ATGGAAACGGACAAACGGAATTTACAGAGGACAATGACTTCAAGGCATATTACGATGATGGCATTAGGCGGTGCCATTGGGGCAGGTTTATTTAAAGGAAGCAGTTCAGCCATTGATATGGCAGGCCCTTCCATAATCATTGCGTACTTGATAGGAGGCATCATCCTATTATTCATCATGCAAGGTTTAGCAGAAATGGCGGTCCGCAATAGCGGTGCACGAACATTCAGGGATTTGGTCCAATCGATTTTAGGAAAATATCCTGCCTATTTCCTGGATTGGATCTATTGGAAAATGTGGGTATTGAATATTGCGGCGGAATCAGTGGTTGCGGCGATTTTCATTCAATATTGGCTGCCTGGATATCCAATTTGGATACTGGCACTAGCCGTTTCGGTTTTAGTTACTGCGGTTAACTTGCTGTCGGTAAAGGTTTTTGCTGAAACGGAGTACTGGCTTGCTTTAATTAAAATTACCGTCATCATTGTGTTCATCATGGCTGGATTATTGTTGCTGCTCGTTACTTTTGGTGAACATACAGCCGTCGGTTTTTCTAACTTGACTGAGCATGGCGGTTTCTTCCCGAATGGATCGACAGGTTTGATCACAGCGATGCTGGTAGTAATCTATTCATATGGCGGTACGGAAATCATCGGGGTAACATTAGCTGAAACGAAAAATCCTGAAAAAGTGGTTCCAAAAGCCGTTCGCAGTACTTTGGTCAGGATCATTTCTTTCTATATCATTCCTTTTTTCATCATCGTTAGCTTAATTCCTTGGAACGAAGTAAACGGGGTGCAGGAAAGTCCGTTTGTAATGGTCTTTCAAATGATCGGTATTCCAGGTGCCGACCATATTATGAACGCCGTTGTTCTATTAGCGATCATTTCATCGATGAACTCCGGGTTGTATGGTTCATCCCGTGTTCTGTATACACAAGCCGTGGATGGTCGCATTCCGAAAATCTTTTCCCGGTTATCCAAGAAGAAAGTACCTGTTCCCGCAATATTAATGTGTACTTCCGCTTTATACGGCGGTGTACTGATTTCCTTATTTGCTGGAAGCAAAACCTTCGAATTCCTAATGGGTTCGCTAGGATATACCGTATTATTCATCTGGTTGATCATTGCTTTCGCCCATTTGAAATCACGTAAACAACAGTCCGGAAAAACAAGTGCCTATTCAGTAAAATGGTTCCCGTATACGACTTTGGCTGCGATCATCGCTTTAATAACGATCCTGATCGGAATCATTTTCACGACATCCATAGTCGTTACGGTCATTACACTTTGCATCTACATCTTCATTTCCTTAACGTTTGTTTGGAAAAAACGCCATAACAAAATCTAG
- a CDS encoding L-cystine transporter: MIGYVFLNLAIMLVLLGVLFYMSKKHISFTKRVFTGLGLGIVFGLLLQYFYEPQSEAIVKSVDWFNIVGSGYVKFLQMIVMPLVFISILSAFTRLKLTSNIGKISVLIIGILLGTTAIAAAVGITSATVFNLEAVQIEQGEAELSRGDQISETYGTIQDKTMPQQILELIPSNPFLDLTGARPTSTISVVIFAAFLGIAYLGVKRKQPEHAEFFAKIVDTLHSIIMRVVTLILRLTPYGILAIMTKTVATSDLDAILKLGKFVGASYVALIVMFLIHLLLLMLAGLNPIVYLRKAFPVLSFAFTSRTSAGALPLNIQTQKQLGVSEGIANFAGSFGLSIGQNGCAGIYPAMLAVMIAPTVGINPLEPSFIAMLIAIVAISSFGVAGVGGGATFAAILVLSAMNLPIALAGLLISVEPLIDMGRTAVNVSGSMTSGILTSKITGDLDKEQFSEESSLKIEAEM, translated from the coding sequence ATGATTGGTTATGTGTTTTTAAATCTTGCCATAATGCTCGTTCTTTTAGGCGTTTTATTTTACATGAGTAAGAAGCATATTTCCTTTACAAAAAGGGTCTTTACTGGACTTGGTTTAGGGATTGTATTCGGACTTCTTTTGCAGTATTTCTATGAACCTCAGTCAGAAGCGATCGTTAAATCGGTCGATTGGTTTAACATTGTAGGTTCCGGCTATGTCAAGTTCCTGCAAATGATCGTCATGCCGCTTGTCTTCATTTCAATCTTATCCGCATTCACAAGATTGAAACTAACTAGCAATATTGGAAAGATCAGTGTCCTGATCATCGGAATCCTACTAGGAACGACTGCGATTGCAGCAGCTGTCGGGATCACCTCGGCAACTGTATTCAATTTGGAAGCCGTTCAAATTGAGCAAGGGGAAGCGGAGTTAAGCCGCGGGGATCAAATATCGGAAACATACGGTACGATTCAGGATAAAACGATGCCGCAGCAAATTCTTGAGTTGATTCCGTCCAATCCGTTCCTTGATTTAACGGGCGCACGTCCGACATCAACCATTTCCGTTGTAATTTTTGCTGCATTCCTTGGGATTGCCTATTTAGGGGTCAAAAGGAAACAGCCTGAACATGCTGAATTTTTTGCTAAAATAGTAGATACATTGCACAGCATCATCATGCGCGTAGTAACATTGATCCTGCGTTTAACACCTTACGGGATCTTGGCAATCATGACGAAGACTGTAGCTACGAGTGATTTGGATGCCATCCTGAAATTGGGGAAATTCGTCGGTGCCTCTTATGTCGCCCTGATTGTCATGTTCCTCATCCATCTGTTATTGCTGATGCTTGCAGGATTGAACCCAATCGTATATTTAAGAAAAGCTTTCCCGGTATTATCGTTTGCCTTCACTTCAAGAACAAGTGCAGGAGCTCTTCCATTGAACATCCAAACACAGAAACAACTAGGGGTGTCAGAAGGTATTGCCAACTTTGCCGGATCCTTCGGCTTGTCGATCGGTCAAAACGGCTGTGCCGGAATCTATCCGGCCATGTTAGCGGTCATGATCGCTCCAACGGTTGGAATCAACCCACTAGAGCCTTCATTTATAGCCATGTTGATTGCCATCGTGGCCATTAGCTCTTTCGGGGTTGCAGGTGTAGGCGGAGGAGCAACATTCGCTGCCATCCTAGTATTATCTGCAATGAACTTGCCAATCGCCTTGGCCGGACTGTTGATTTCCGTCGAGCCATTGATCGATATGGGAAGAACGGCCGTGAATGTCAGCGGAAGCATGACTTCCGGTATTCTGACTAGTAAAATAACGGGCGACCTGGATAAGGAACAGTTCAGCGAAGAATCATCTTTGAAAATTGAAGCTGAAATGTAA
- a CDS encoding GNAT family N-acetyltransferase, with protein sequence MDIYIDRLNENDAQALFAFECSNRRFFEQTVPGRGDDYYSFGTFEIRHKELLKEQEDAISSFYLIKEGSGIIVGRINLVDIDPINGTAHVGYRIGEPFTQKGIANEALKLLVNLAPELNVTKIHAKTTSDNIASQKVLVKNGFERISINEEISADTGQKLTFYHYSKNV encoded by the coding sequence ATGGATATATACATTGACAGGCTTAATGAAAATGATGCACAAGCGTTATTTGCATTTGAATGCAGTAATAGAAGGTTTTTCGAGCAAACGGTCCCAGGCCGGGGAGATGATTATTATAGCTTTGGTACGTTTGAGATCAGGCATAAGGAATTATTAAAAGAACAGGAAGATGCTATCTCCTCTTTTTATTTGATTAAGGAAGGTTCAGGCATAATCGTCGGCAGGATTAATCTTGTGGATATCGACCCGATTAATGGTACGGCTCATGTCGGTTATAGAATCGGTGAACCGTTTACGCAAAAAGGGATTGCGAACGAAGCTTTAAAGCTTTTGGTTAATCTGGCGCCGGAATTAAATGTGACTAAAATACATGCCAAAACGACAAGCGACAATATTGCCTCCCAAAAGGTTTTAGTGAAAAATGGATTTGAACGGATTTCGATTAATGAGGAAATTAGTGCGGATACGGGTCAAAAGCTAACATTCTACCATTATAGTAAGAACGTATAA
- a CDS encoding VOC family protein produces the protein MIEGLYEAHLPVKNLDNSMDFYKKIGLKLAWRDEDTAFFWIEENKSWVGLWEGKEYQTPYHPSLRHIAFRVSYENMKNALTWLQSLKIEVVPFGKRTSIEPFVRPNQGNASVYFNDPDDNSLELMCSIKVPDAYKHMTEKLSLEEWEDLLTR, from the coding sequence ATGATAGAAGGTTTATATGAAGCCCATTTACCTGTCAAGAATTTGGACAACTCAATGGATTTTTATAAGAAAATAGGCTTGAAACTAGCTTGGAGGGATGAAGATACTGCCTTCTTTTGGATAGAGGAAAACAAAAGCTGGGTCGGCTTATGGGAAGGGAAAGAATATCAAACTCCATACCACCCTTCACTAAGGCATATCGCCTTTCGGGTATCTTATGAAAATATGAAAAATGCATTAACTTGGCTCCAATCTCTAAAAATAGAAGTCGTCCCTTTTGGAAAAAGGACATCGATTGAACCTTTTGTGCGTCCGAACCAAGGGAACGCTTCCGTCTATTTCAATGATCCCGATGATAATAGTCTCGAACTTATGTGTTCGATAAAAGTCCCTGATGCATATAAGCATATGACCGAAAAACTTTCACTTGAAGAATGGGAAGACCTTTTAACTAGGTGA
- a CDS encoding CitMHS family transporter — MLSILGFSMIAVFMYLIMSKRLSALVAIMLVPIVFGVIGGFFTELGPMMQDGVEGIASTAIMILFAILYFGIMIDSGLFDPLISKILKIVKGDPLKIVLGTAILSMTVALDGDGTTTYIITVSALLPLYKRLGMNKIILATVAMLSMGVMNMTPWGGASAMAMASLNIDASELFLPMIPVMGFGLIWVLVVAFILGKGERKRLGVVEIQHNHTKEMNSEANSELAATTVSRDYRRPKLVWFNFILTIVLMASLIIDFMSLTILFMVAFAIALLVNYPDLKDQQDRIAIHSKNALAVVSIVIAAGIFTGIMSGTKMIDAMAITLVSLIPESLGPFLPVIVAYASAPFTFFMSNNAFYFGVLPIIAQAADAYGISAAEIGRASIIGQPIHVLSPLVAAAHLLIGLVGTDFGDLQRFAVKWALGTVTVMTIAAIILGVI, encoded by the coding sequence ATGTTATCCATTTTAGGATTTTCCATGATTGCAGTATTCATGTATTTAATTATGTCGAAGCGGCTATCGGCACTAGTGGCCATTATGCTCGTTCCAATCGTATTTGGAGTGATTGGAGGATTCTTTACAGAACTGGGACCCATGATGCAGGATGGTGTAGAAGGAATAGCTTCCACAGCCATAATGATTTTATTTGCTATTTTATATTTTGGAATAATGATAGATTCCGGTTTATTCGATCCTCTCATTTCTAAAATATTGAAAATAGTAAAAGGAGATCCATTAAAAATAGTTTTAGGAACCGCGATTCTCTCAATGACCGTCGCATTAGATGGAGACGGGACAACTACTTACATCATTACCGTCTCAGCGCTTTTACCCCTTTATAAGCGTCTGGGGATGAACAAAATAATATTAGCCACTGTAGCCATGTTATCCATGGGTGTTATGAATATGACACCGTGGGGGGGAGCTTCCGCTATGGCGATGGCCTCGTTGAATATTGACGCCTCGGAATTGTTCTTACCAATGATTCCTGTCATGGGATTTGGCCTAATTTGGGTTCTTGTTGTGGCTTTTATATTGGGAAAAGGGGAACGAAAGAGATTGGGCGTAGTAGAGATCCAGCATAATCACACAAAAGAAATGAATTCGGAGGCTAATTCCGAGTTAGCGGCAACAACGGTCTCCCGTGATTATCGTCGACCGAAATTGGTTTGGTTCAACTTCATTTTAACGATTGTGCTCATGGCATCATTAATCATTGATTTTATGTCTTTAACCATTTTATTCATGGTTGCTTTCGCCATTGCGCTATTGGTCAATTACCCTGATTTAAAGGATCAGCAGGATCGAATCGCCATTCATTCGAAAAATGCATTGGCCGTCGTTTCCATTGTCATTGCAGCCGGAATTTTTACCGGCATCATGTCTGGAACGAAAATGATTGATGCAATGGCCATTACGTTGGTCTCGCTGATCCCAGAATCTTTAGGACCATTTTTACCGGTAATTGTTGCGTATGCCAGTGCCCCTTTTACTTTCTTTATGTCAAATAATGCATTCTATTTTGGCGTACTTCCCATTATCGCACAGGCAGCTGATGCTTACGGAATTAGCGCGGCAGAAATAGGACGCGCCTCGATAATAGGGCAGCCGATACACGTATTGAGTCCTTTGGTGGCTGCAGCCCATTTGCTAATAGGTTTAGTGGGCACTGACTTCGGGGATTTACAACGGTTTGCCGTGAAATGGGCATTAGGGACTGTCACTGTCATGACAATAGCAGCGATAATCTTGGGAGTCATTTAG